In Hyphomicrobiales bacterium, the following are encoded in one genomic region:
- a CDS encoding AcrB/AcrD/AcrF family protein, with translation MDQLTRFGIEKSRFTLLVMIGLLLFGLISYVALPKRENPAITIRSAIVTAQFPGMAPERMEDLIAVPLERAAREIGEVEDISTRVMNGSATLTIALYNATPANKLDTVFQDIRNKMEEAKADLPDGTRGPFVNTNYGDVAIATIAVTGEGFSYRELFDAADDLRQGLFKIRGITKVSISGEQEERVWLEIDSRRLAAIGVQLEKVINDLRDQNVILPAGEFDADGETIVLEANGNLESLDELGGVLTRLEGSGDIVRLRDLMTVRRGYVDPPVKPIYFNCQPAVLVSVEMANDRDIQKIGRSLSKVIPELEQAQPIGIGYQVSTFQATNVTIAINGALSNVAQTFLVVLVVILVFVGLRPALIIASIVPFTVTFALIGMSYYGIDLEQISIAAVIISLGLLVDNGLVVVEDIDTAIRNGVPPREAAIQAGGQFFIPLAVASVTTVAAFVPMFLLEGTNGEFAFSLGAVVAIMLVGSWLTAHYVLPYLAANFLSGGPAGEEKESRAIALYGGLVRRSLPWGIPVLIASFALVFFGVSMFGKLKSEMFPLSERSEYLIYLDLPKGASIKKTRDEALAVDAWLRDSEANPDVLNTTIFVGDGGPRFYLALPPADTDPASAFILVNTKSVEGAVSGAERARGYLFENQPAVRARVTRLSMGGGESGIVEVAITGPDANVMLDAARAVEAGFAELPGIVLNENDWGNKTLTLGIDILQEKARELGTTSRKISDALNTFFSGTAYSSFLEGSDSIPIVVRAEESFRDSLGDLANLSVSTSKGLVSLNQVAVIVPKLEFSQIRRENQVRQITISGKSETLSAAEVEDRIQPVLDGLGLGPAYTVSIGGESENAAEANADLLAGMPIAIMIMIAALSFQFNSFRRVLLTFLTIPLIIVGAPLALLATGQPLSFFAILGLISLMGIIINNAIVLIDQIDIERQEMSVDDAIVAAAGKRVRPVLLTSLTTVLGLMPMALMGGALFEPMATLMIGGLLLASPLTLIFVPVVYRLLLSGKGGAARGAVAEGEAAEGEVVRTGA, from the coding sequence GCTATGTCGCCCTGCCGAAGCGGGAAAACCCGGCGATCACCATCCGCAGCGCGATTGTGACGGCGCAGTTTCCTGGTATGGCGCCGGAACGGATGGAAGATCTGATCGCCGTCCCGCTGGAACGGGCCGCGCGCGAGATCGGCGAGGTCGAGGATATCTCGACCCGGGTGATGAACGGATCGGCGACACTGACCATCGCGTTGTACAATGCGACGCCGGCGAACAAGCTCGACACCGTGTTCCAGGACATCCGCAACAAGATGGAGGAGGCGAAAGCCGACTTGCCGGACGGCACACGCGGGCCCTTCGTCAACACCAATTACGGCGATGTGGCGATCGCGACGATCGCGGTGACCGGCGAAGGGTTCTCGTATCGCGAGTTGTTCGACGCGGCCGACGATTTGCGCCAGGGCCTGTTCAAAATCCGCGGCATCACCAAGGTCTCGATCAGCGGCGAGCAGGAGGAGCGCGTCTGGCTGGAAATCGACAGCCGGCGGCTGGCGGCCATCGGCGTGCAGCTCGAAAAGGTGATCAACGATCTGCGCGACCAGAACGTCATTCTGCCGGCCGGCGAATTCGACGCCGACGGTGAGACCATCGTGCTCGAGGCGAACGGCAATCTGGAATCGCTCGACGAACTGGGCGGCGTGCTGACCCGGCTCGAGGGCTCGGGCGATATCGTGCGGCTGCGCGATCTGATGACGGTGCGGCGCGGCTATGTCGATCCGCCGGTCAAGCCGATCTATTTCAACTGTCAACCGGCCGTGCTCGTCAGCGTGGAGATGGCCAACGACCGTGATATCCAGAAGATCGGACGGTCCCTGTCCAAGGTGATCCCGGAGCTCGAACAGGCCCAGCCGATCGGCATCGGCTATCAGGTCTCGACCTTCCAGGCGACCAATGTGACGATCGCGATCAACGGCGCGCTGTCGAATGTGGCGCAGACCTTCCTCGTCGTCCTTGTGGTCATTCTCGTCTTCGTCGGCTTGCGGCCGGCGCTGATCATCGCCAGCATCGTGCCGTTCACCGTCACCTTCGCGCTGATCGGCATGTCCTACTACGGCATCGATCTGGAGCAGATCTCGATCGCGGCGGTGATCATTTCGCTTGGACTTCTCGTCGACAACGGGCTCGTGGTGGTCGAGGATATCGACACGGCGATCCGCAATGGCGTGCCGCCAAGAGAAGCGGCGATCCAGGCAGGCGGTCAGTTCTTCATACCGCTGGCGGTTGCCTCGGTCACCACGGTCGCGGCCTTCGTGCCGATGTTCCTGCTCGAAGGCACCAATGGCGAATTCGCCTTCTCGCTCGGCGCGGTGGTTGCCATCATGCTGGTCGGCTCGTGGCTGACGGCGCATTACGTGCTGCCGTACCTGGCGGCGAATTTCCTCAGCGGCGGGCCGGCCGGCGAGGAAAAGGAAAGCCGTGCGATCGCGCTCTATGGCGGGCTGGTGCGACGCAGCCTTCCCTGGGGGATCCCGGTGCTGATTGCCAGTTTCGCGCTGGTGTTCTTCGGCGTGTCGATGTTCGGCAAGCTGAAGTCGGAGATGTTTCCGCTCAGCGAGCGCTCGGAATACCTGATCTATCTCGACCTGCCGAAGGGCGCCTCGATCAAGAAGACGCGCGACGAGGCGCTCGCTGTCGATGCCTGGCTGCGCGACAGTGAGGCCAATCCGGATGTGCTCAACACGACGATCTTCGTCGGCGATGGCGGGCCGCGCTTTTATCTGGCGCTGCCGCCGGCTGACACGGATCCGGCGAGCGCGTTCATTCTGGTCAACACGAAATCGGTCGAAGGCGCGGTTTCGGGGGCTGAGCGCGCGCGCGGCTATCTGTTCGAAAACCAGCCGGCGGTACGTGCCCGCGTCACCCGCCTGTCGATGGGCGGAGGCGAGTCCGGCATCGTCGAGGTCGCCATCACCGGGCCCGACGCCAATGTGATGCTCGATGCGGCGCGGGCGGTGGAAGCCGGATTCGCCGAGCTCCCCGGCATCGTCCTCAACGAGAACGACTGGGGCAACAAGACGCTCACGCTCGGTATCGATATCCTGCAGGAAAAGGCGCGGGAACTCGGAACCACGTCCCGGAAGATTTCCGACGCCCTCAATACCTTCTTCTCCGGCACGGCCTATTCGTCGTTCCTTGAGGGATCGGATTCGATCCCGATCGTGGTGCGCGCGGAAGAATCCTTCCGTGACAGTCTCGGAGATCTGGCCAATCTCTCGGTTTCGACGAGCAAGGGCCTGGTTTCGCTCAACCAGGTGGCGGTCATCGTACCGAAGCTCGAATTCTCGCAGATCCGACGGGAAAACCAGGTCCGGCAGATCACCATTTCGGGCAAGAGCGAAACCCTCTCGGCCGCCGAGGTCGAGGACCGGATCCAGCCGGTTCTCGATGGTCTCGGGCTCGGCCCTGCCTATACGGTCAGCATCGGCGGCGAGAGCGAGAACGCGGCCGAGGCCAATGCCGACCTTCTGGCCGGGATGCCGATCGCGATCATGATCATGATCGCGGCGCTCAGCTTCCAGTTCAATTCGTTCCGCCGGGTGCTGCTGACCTTCCTGACGATCCCGCTGATCATCGTCGGCGCGCCGCTGGCGCTGCTGGCGACCGGCCAGCCGCTCTCCTTCTTCGCCATTCTCGGGCTCATCTCGCTGATGGGCATCATCATCAACAACGCCATCGTGCTGATCGACCAGATCGACATCGAGCGTCAGGAGATGAGCGTCGACGACGCCATCGTTGCGGCGGCGGGCAAGCGGGTCCGGCCGGTGTTGCTGACCTCGCTGACGACGGTGCTCGGGCTGATGCCGATGGCGCTGATGGGTGGCGCGCTGTTCGAGCCGATGGCGACCTTGATGATCGGCGGCTTGCTGCTTGCTTCGCCGCTGACGCTGATCTTCGTGCCGGTCGTCTATCGGCTGCTGCTGTCGGGCAAAGGTGGGGCTGCGCGGGGCGCGGTTGCGGAAGGTGAGGCGGCGGAAGGTGAAGTCGTCAGGACTGGGGCCTGA